In Prinia subflava isolate CZ2003 ecotype Zambia unplaced genomic scaffold, Cam_Psub_1.2 scaffold_161_NEW, whole genome shotgun sequence, the DNA window AAACCGGGGCCCACTCCAACTCCCCGGCTCCCTctccgtgcctcagtttccccgtGAAATCGAGGTGACTGCCACTCCTCACAGTGactccctgcctcagtttccccgcCGCGTCCCTCCCCGCCGCGGGCGGCGCCAGGCGGTGACGAAGCGACCAAagtccttcctcctcctcctcctcctcctcctcctcctccagcccctcccacaacctctcccctcctctctctctctctctctcccacaGCGATGCTGCCCCCCAAACCCTACGACGCCCCCTCCACCCTTTACGGACCCCCGCCTCACCCCTCGGGGGGCGACCCCGCCTGGGCCCCGCCGGGTTCGCTGCTCGCCCTGGACGCTCCGCAGCGCTTCTACCGCTGGTCCTCGCCCCCGGGGCTAGTGCGAGCCCTGGGCGCCGCCGCGCTGCTGCTCTGCATCGCCGTGTTCGCCTGCGTGGCCTCCACGCTGGCCTGGGACTACGGATACGGCTACGGGATTTACGGGAACGGCCTGGGAGGGTTTTATGGATCGGGATATTACGGCAGCGGGGTGAATTATGGATATGGATACGGAGGGTATTACGGAGGGGTCACCAACCCGCGGGCCGCCAACGCCTTCATGATCGCCGCGGCCGTGCTCTGCTTCCTGGCCCAGCTCGGGCTGCTGGTGGCCGGGCTGAGCCGGTCCAGCTCGGTTCGGTCCCGCCGGTTCTACCTGGCGGTGCTGGCCACCAGCGCGGCGCTGGCGCTGCTGGAGTTGGTGGCCACCATCGTCTACGTGGTGGCCGTGAACCCGCAGGCGCAGATGGGAGGAGGGGGCTACCTGTACAGCCCGCTGCTGGCCATGTGCAGCCAGGTGTACGCGGGGGGAACCGTCATCAACCAGTACCTGTACCACTACTGCAGCGTGGACCCGCAGGAGGTGAGCGGGGAGAGGGAGCCcggaaagggagggagggaccccagaaaggggaggagggaccccgaaaggggagagggagggatgcCCAGGAGGGGAGAGAGTGAGCCcgaaaagggagggagggaaccccgaaaggggagagagggagcccgaaaagggagggagggacccCAGAAAGGGGTGAGGGAGGGACCCcagaaaggggagagggagggaccCCAGAAAGGGGAGGGAGTGACCCcagaaaggggagggagggatgcccagaaaggggaggagggaccccagggggagagggagggaccccaaaaggggaggaagggactccagaaaggggaggaagggatgcccaggagggagggagggatccCCGAAAGGGGAGGAGGGGCCCcgaaaggggagggagggaccccccgaaaggggagggagggacccCAGAAAGGGGTGAGGGAGGGAccccaggggagagggagggagccccgaaaggggagagggagggatgcccaggaggggagggagggatccccgaaaggggaggagggaccccgaaaggggagggagggacccCAGAAAGGGGTGAGGGAGGGACCccagggggagaggagggaccccagaaaggggaggaagggactccagaaaggggagggagggacccCAGAAAGGGGTGAGGGAGGGATGcccaggaggggagggagggatccCGAAATGGGAGGAAGGGACTCCagacaggggagggagggaccccagaaaggggagagggagggatgcccaggggagagggagggaccCCAGAAAGGGGGAGAGAGGACCCcgaaaagggagggagggacctCAAAAAGGGGAGAAGAGGGACCCCaaagggggagggagggaaccccgaaaggagagagagggaaccacgagagaggagagagggagctctgaaagggaagggagggggggaCCCCAGGGGGTGAGGGAGGGATGGAAGAAGAGACCCCTCGGGAGGTGAGGGAGAGACCCCcgaaaggggagggagggaaccccgaaaggggagagagggaaccccgaaaggggaggagaggaaccccgaaaggggagggagggacccCCAGAAAGGGGAGGGAGTGACCCCcgaagggggagggagggacccCCGAAAGGGGTGAGGGAGGGATGCCCAGGGGGTGAGGGAGGGACCCCAGAAAGGGGAGAGGGACCCCAGAAAGGGGAGAGGGACCCcagaaaggggagggagggagggatgcccAGGGGGTGAGGGAGAGACCCCAGGGGGAGACGGAGGGACCCCCGAAAGGGGAGAGGGACCCCcagaaaggggagggagggagggatgcccAGGGGGGTGAGGAGGGATCCCcgaaaggggagagggagggatgcccaggaggggagggagagaccccagaaaggggaggagggaccccagaaaggggagagggagcccgaaaagggagggatggaggaagagACCCCCTCGGGAGGTGAGGGAGAGACCCCcgaaaggagagagagggaaccCCGAAAGAGGACGGAGGGGACCCCCAGAAAGGGGAGGGAGTGACCCCGAAGGGGGAGGGAGAGAcccccaggagggcagggagggatgccCAGGGGGTGAGGGAGGGACCCCcgaaaggagagagagggaaccccgaaagggaagggagggaccccagggggagagggagcccgaaaagggagggagggaaccccaggagctgagggagggatcctgaggaaaagagggagggacCCCCAGAaaggggagggatggagggagagacCCCCAGGAGGGGAGGGATCCCAGGAGATGAGGGAGGGACCCcaaaaggggagggagggacccCCATGGAGGAGACTCCCACAGAAAAGTTTGGAtttgggaaggacagggaaggtTTGGATTGGGGAAGGTTGGGATTTTGAaaggtttgggatttgggaatgaagggaagggtttgggatttggggaggatAGAACAGGTTTGAGATTCGTGAAGGTTTGGGGTCGGGaaggtttgggatttgggaaggtttgggatttgggaaggtttgggattttgaaaggtttgggatttgggaaggtttggggcTCGGGAACCCCAGAGAATCTTTGGGATGGGGCTCATCCCACAGGAGGGACCCCCAGGAGCGGTTGGATCGCGGGATTTGGGATAAATCCCAAACGGGATTTGGGGTGTCCGGGTCTCGATCCCACCTGAGGGGGATTTATGGGATGAGTTGGGGCCGCAGGGAAAAccgggatggagcagggaggagtTGGGATGAGCGGGATTTATGGGATGGGACTGTGGGAAAACCGGGACAgtccagggagagaggaaccGGGACAACCCGGGAATGTGGGAAAACCGGGACAATCTCGGGCTGGGAAGAACCGGGAGAATCTGGGGATGTGGGAAAAACCGGGACAATCCTGGGCTGGGAAAACCAGGACAATCCGGGGAGAGAGGAACCGGGACAGTCCCGGCACGCAGGAAATCCCGGGATAACCCCTCCGGCCGCTCCCGGGAGTTTcggggaggggac includes these proteins:
- the LOC134565310 gene encoding occludin-like; amino-acid sequence: MLPPKPYDAPSTLYGPPPHPSGGDPAWAPPGSLLALDAPQRFYRWSSPPGLVRALGAAALLLCIAVFACVASTLAWDYGYGYGIYGNGLGGFYGSGYYGSGVNYGYGYGGYYGGVTNPRAANAFMIAAAVLCFLAQLGLLVAGLSRSSSVRSRRFYLAVLATSAALALLELVATIVYVVAVNPQAQMGGGGYLYSPLLAMCSQVYAGGTVINQYLYHYCSVDPQEVSGEREPGK